AAGCACAAATCCTTCTCTCCATTCAGCGACTTCCCGCCTTATCAGGGGATCAAACTTTGCGGCAGACTGAAATGCCCTTCCAAGCACAAGAAAAACAATTTTTGAAACAAGTTCCTTAAACCATTTTCTCCCTGCATTAACTGGTTCATAACTTTTCATTTTTTCTCCATTATTTTTATATAATGTTGATGCCATTCTGAGCCTGTAGCAGAGGCCGCAGACTTCGCATTATCAATCAACCGGCTACTACTGGTTATTTTTAGTCAAAAGCTCGGCTGTCTCTGCAAGCGGAACGTCCGTGTTCCCAAGCATGGATTGTATTATATATCCGTCAATGCTTGCTATTATGAGCTGGGCCTTCATTTTTACGTTGGTTATTCCAGGTATGAGCTTCTGGATACTGTCTTCGAGCATTGACTGCCATTGCTGATACTTCCTTAGAAATCTTTTCCTCAGAATCTCATTGCCAGTCAGCGCTTCCCTGACAAGATAAAGATGCAGCCGGCTTCTTGTTTCTGCATTCACAAGGGTTTCATAAACAATTGTAAGGGTCGATGTGGCGTCAACACCTTCTGTTCCGTTTGCAATGAGATTTAGAAGATCACTTGTGATCCTGCTCATATGCCTCTCCGTAAGATCAAATATCAGATCATCTTTTGAAGCATAATAATAATAAAGGGTGCCCTTGCTGATGTCCGTTTCCCTTGCGATATCAGCAAGACTCGTATTTTCGATCCCTTTTTCAACAATAAGTCTGCTTGCGGCATCAATTATCTTCTGTCTGCTTTTTGCCTGTTTGGCGGTTAGCTTTCGGTCATTCAAAACCAT
Above is a genomic segment from Desulforegula conservatrix Mb1Pa containing:
- a CDS encoding TetR/AcrR family transcriptional regulator, with amino-acid sequence MNDRKLTAKQAKSRQKIIDAASRLIVEKGIENTSLADIARETDISKGTLYYYYASKDDLIFDLTERHMSRITSDLLNLIANGTEGVDATSTLTIVYETLVNAETRSRLHLYLVREALTGNEILRKRFLRKYQQWQSMLEDSIQKLIPGITNVKMKAQLIIASIDGYIIQSMLGNTDVPLAETAELLTKNNQ